A single genomic interval of Arthrobacter methylotrophus harbors:
- the moaA gene encoding GTP 3',8-cyclase MoaA — MSVQLGMPLPAPGDGTGTSVSAPPPRPAGTPAGLFDRYGRRATDMRLSLTDKCNLRCTYCMPAEGLEWLSKQAVMTAAEIVRIVRIGVEQLGVRELRLTGGEPLVRADLVNIIAALRKAHPELPISMTTNGVGLDKKAAALKEAGLTRINVSLDSLHEETFSKLTRRPFLDKVLAGVDAAWAAGLGPVKINAVLMRGINDAESPDLLAWAVDRGYELRFIEQMPLDADHGWTRRNMITATEIRELLSRDFVLGPDPRERDGAPAERFEVRRRDAASAEATGPVLGTVGIIASVTEPFCSDCRRTRITAEGKIMSCLFSREEFDLLGLLRQGASDDELAQRWQDAMWIKPKAHGMDHTGLGAPDFVQPDRSMSAIGG; from the coding sequence ATGAGTGTTCAGCTAGGCATGCCGTTGCCCGCTCCGGGCGACGGGACGGGAACCAGCGTTTCTGCGCCCCCGCCGCGCCCTGCAGGAACTCCGGCGGGCCTGTTCGACCGTTACGGACGCCGCGCCACCGATATGCGTTTGTCCCTGACCGACAAATGCAATCTCCGGTGCACCTACTGCATGCCTGCCGAGGGCCTCGAATGGTTGTCCAAACAGGCCGTCATGACCGCCGCCGAGATCGTCCGGATTGTGCGAATCGGTGTCGAACAACTCGGCGTCCGCGAACTACGCCTGACTGGCGGTGAGCCCTTGGTCCGTGCCGACCTCGTAAACATCATTGCGGCCCTGCGCAAGGCGCACCCCGAGCTGCCGATCTCCATGACCACCAACGGCGTCGGACTCGACAAGAAGGCGGCAGCGCTCAAGGAAGCCGGGCTGACACGCATCAACGTCTCGCTCGACTCTTTGCACGAAGAAACGTTCAGCAAGCTGACCCGGCGGCCGTTTCTGGACAAGGTGCTGGCCGGCGTCGATGCGGCCTGGGCTGCGGGCTTGGGACCGGTCAAGATCAATGCCGTCCTCATGCGCGGGATCAACGACGCCGAGTCACCCGATCTCCTGGCCTGGGCTGTGGACCGCGGCTATGAGCTGCGTTTCATCGAACAAATGCCGCTGGACGCCGATCACGGTTGGACCCGGCGGAACATGATCACCGCGACAGAGATTCGGGAGCTGCTATCCCGCGACTTCGTGTTGGGTCCGGACCCGCGCGAACGCGACGGCGCTCCGGCGGAACGCTTCGAAGTACGACGCCGGGACGCCGCATCCGCTGAAGCCACGGGTCCGGTGCTGGGCACCGTCGGCATTATCGCCTCCGTCACCGAGCCGTTCTGTTCCGATTGCCGGCGCACACGGATTACCGCCGAAGGCAAGATCATGAGCTGCTTGTTTTCCCGCGAGGAATTCGACCTCCTCGGCTTGCTTCGGCAAGGAGCCAGCGACGACGAACTCGCCCAACGCTGGCAGGACGCCATGTGGATCAAGCCCAAGGCGCACGGCATGGACCACACCGGACTGGGCGCGCCGGACTTCGTCCAGCCCGACCGCAGCATGAGCGCAATCGGAGGCTAG
- a CDS encoding DUF1579 family protein, protein MNEPLKSHAHTALEAFLGHWRGSTELAASPWGPARTAVAEVTFSRAAGGYALVQSYRHVEPDGTHFEGHGVFTVDPEHGDTLWYYVDSMGRPPEAPARGHWQDGTLSLERRSPRGTARHTFKVDGGVLTHIAEVRLGDAAIFSPFMISVCRRV, encoded by the coding sequence ATGAACGAGCCACTGAAAAGTCATGCACACACTGCGCTGGAGGCGTTCCTGGGGCATTGGCGGGGGAGTACCGAGCTCGCCGCTTCCCCGTGGGGCCCTGCCCGGACCGCCGTCGCCGAAGTGACCTTCTCGCGGGCTGCCGGAGGATACGCGCTGGTGCAGAGCTACCGGCATGTCGAGCCTGACGGCACACACTTCGAGGGGCATGGCGTCTTCACCGTTGACCCGGAGCATGGAGACACTTTGTGGTACTACGTCGACAGCATGGGCCGGCCACCGGAAGCCCCGGCTCGGGGACATTGGCAGGACGGCACGTTGAGCCTTGAGCGCCGTAGCCCTCGCGGGACCGCGCGACACACTTTCAAAGTGGATGGTGGCGTGCTGACGCACATAGCGGAAGTGAGGCTCGGGGATGCCGCAATATTCAGCCCCTTCATGATTTCCGTTTGCCGGCGCGTCTAG
- a CDS encoding pitrilysin family protein yields MTVVPLPLAQTVPGGELIHGAEGGSVVRRSVLPGGVRVLTEAMPGQRSATIGFWVGVGSRDEADGQHGSTHFLEHLLFKGTKRRTALEIASAFDEVGGESNAATAKESTCYFARVLDTDLPMAIDVIADMITGAVLDPAELEQERDVILEEIAMDSDDPTDVAHEKFVAAVLGLHPLGRPIGGTPAAIKAVSRDSVWEHYRRYYRPDEIVITAAGGLDHDVVCRLVLDALRTAGWELKDTVAPVERRSTERAEITGTAGLHVIKRPVEQANIIMGCPSIVATDDRRFVMSVLNAVLGGGMSSRLFQEIREKRGLVYSTYSFASAYADAGYFGMYAGCTPSKVKQVLELLGAELDKLASDGITDEELRKAVGQLCGGIVLALEDTGSRMSRLGRAELVSGEFQDIDETLARIKAVTAGQVQELARVLAVAPRTVTVVGPFDETETFGL; encoded by the coding sequence ATGACTGTCGTACCCCTCCCCCTGGCGCAGACCGTGCCCGGCGGCGAACTGATCCATGGTGCCGAAGGCGGCTCCGTTGTCCGGCGTTCAGTGCTTCCGGGGGGCGTTCGGGTGCTCACCGAGGCCATGCCGGGGCAGCGCTCGGCAACCATCGGATTCTGGGTGGGTGTCGGTTCCCGGGACGAAGCGGACGGCCAACATGGCTCCACCCATTTCCTGGAACATCTCTTGTTCAAAGGCACCAAGAGACGGACGGCCTTGGAGATCGCTTCTGCCTTCGACGAGGTGGGCGGTGAATCGAATGCCGCCACAGCGAAGGAAAGCACTTGCTACTTTGCGCGGGTGCTGGATACGGACTTGCCCATGGCTATTGACGTCATTGCGGACATGATCACCGGCGCCGTGCTGGATCCTGCAGAACTCGAGCAGGAACGCGACGTGATCCTCGAGGAAATCGCGATGGACAGCGACGACCCCACCGACGTCGCGCATGAAAAATTCGTCGCCGCCGTCCTCGGGCTGCATCCGCTTGGCCGCCCGATCGGTGGTACCCCTGCCGCCATCAAGGCGGTGTCCCGCGACTCGGTGTGGGAGCACTACCGGCGCTATTACCGTCCGGACGAGATCGTCATCACTGCCGCCGGCGGCTTGGACCACGACGTCGTCTGTCGCCTGGTGCTCGATGCCTTGCGGACGGCCGGCTGGGAGCTGAAGGACACCGTTGCCCCCGTTGAACGCCGCTCCACCGAGCGTGCCGAAATTACGGGCACCGCTGGGTTACATGTGATCAAGCGTCCCGTGGAGCAGGCCAACATCATCATGGGTTGCCCGTCCATCGTTGCCACCGACGACCGCCGCTTTGTCATGAGCGTCCTCAACGCGGTCCTGGGTGGCGGCATGTCCTCGCGGCTCTTCCAGGAGATCCGCGAAAAGCGGGGCCTCGTGTATTCGACCTACTCTTTTGCCTCCGCCTATGCGGACGCAGGTTACTTCGGCATGTACGCCGGCTGCACGCCGTCGAAGGTCAAACAGGTCCTGGAACTCCTGGGCGCCGAACTGGACAAGCTTGCTTCTGACGGGATCACCGATGAAGAACTGCGCAAGGCCGTAGGCCAACTGTGCGGTGGAATCGTTCTGGCCCTTGAGGACACGGGTTCCCGGATGTCCCGCCTTGGCCGCGCCGAACTCGTCTCCGGCGAATTCCAGGACATCGACGAAACCCTTGCCCGCATCAAGGCCGTCACAGCCGGGCAAGTCCAGGAACTCGCCCGTGTGCTCGCTGTAGCTCCGCGCACGGTAACCGTCGTCGGACCCTTCGACGAAACTGAGACGTTCGGCCTCTGA
- a CDS encoding MoaD/ThiS family protein — MLVRYFAAARAAAGLEEEHHDLPEGTSLEGLLTVLLAVERPEPPAGTPPLARIISRSSFLRNEVAVRDRSAPLGADDVVDVLPPFAGG; from the coding sequence GTGCTCGTACGTTACTTCGCCGCCGCACGGGCCGCGGCAGGCCTTGAAGAGGAACACCACGACCTTCCGGAGGGAACCAGCCTGGAGGGGCTGCTCACCGTCCTGCTCGCCGTCGAACGTCCGGAACCCCCCGCGGGCACTCCGCCCCTGGCGCGGATCATTTCGCGCAGCAGCTTCCTGCGTAATGAGGTAGCCGTCCGCGACCGTTCGGCACCCCTTGGTGCGGACGACGTCGTCGACGTCCTCCCGCCGTTCGCCGGCGGCTGA